CTGATGGAGTGGTTATCGCAAACCGCCGATCCAGATGCCGGGTTGCTCAACTACCGCAAGCTATCGGAAACACTGAACGATCAGACTTGGTTTTTGAGGATGCTTCGCGACGAAGGCATCGTCGGCCAACGCTTAATGCGTATCTTGGGCAATTCCCCCTATGCCTCAGATCTGATCCTTTCTACGCCCAATGTGATTAAACAATTTGGCGATGGCGCAAGTGGGCCGAAATTGCTCGATACAAAAATCGGCACAGTTTCCAAGTCGCTGGTGGCTGCTGCGGGGCGTCACGATAACCCAAAGAAGGCCATTGCCGTTGCGCGCTCTTTAAGGCGCAAGGAACTTGCGCGCATTGCCAGCGCGGATCTGTTGAACATGATGGAGGTCGAGGAAGTCTGCCGCGCCTTATCCTTTGTGTGGGATGCGGTGCTTGAGGCTGCTTTAGGTGCAGAGATCAGAGCATCGGTAGCCGAGGAAGAACTCGATAGCCCACCGGCTCGCATTGCTGTGATTGGCATGGGGCGCCTAGGTGGAGCAGAGCTTGGCTATGGCTCTGATGCCGACGTGATGTTTGTTTGCGAGCCGGTGGAAGGCGTAGAAGAAAACCAGGCGGTGAAGTGGGCTATTTCGGTGTGCGACCGCATGCGCCAGCGTTTGGCAAAACCGAGCGGCGATCCACCACTCGAAGTTGATCTTGGCCTTCGCCCGGAGGGGCGATCGGGTGCCGTGGTGCGAACCCTAGAATCCTATGAGCGATACTACGAACGCTGGGGGGAAGTCTGGGAGATCCAAGCGCTGCTTCGCGCCACTGGCATCGCCGGTGATATGGACCTTGCCGAGCGTTTCTTGCACATGATTGATCGCTTCCGCTATCCCGATGCGGGAGTCACTCAGAAGGTCATTCGCGAGGTGCGCCGCATGAAGGCGAGGGTAGATAATGAGCGCCTGCCACGAGGCGCAGATCCCAAGACGCACACCAAGCTCGGCCGCGGTGCGCTTACCGATATTGAGTGGACAGTGCAGTTGCTTACCCTGATGCACGCACACACCGTGCCAGCACTGCGCAACACCTCAACCTTGGCATCGCTCGATGTGATTGCGCAGCAGCAATTGCTGGAAAAAGAGAAAGTAGAAACGCTCAAAGAGGCCTGGCTTGCAGCTACTGAAGCACGCAATGCGATCGTATTAGTGCGAGGCAAGCGTGTGGATCAATTGCCGCAGCCTGGGCCACAGCTTGCCGCTGTGGCAGGCGCTGCTGGCTGGAACCCCGAGGATTATCAGGAGTTCCTGGAGCACTACTTGAGGCTTACCCGACGTGCACGCCAGGTAGTCGATGAGGTGTTCTGGGGTGAGGCCATGCCCACCGAGGACGAGCGTTAGTAGCGGTTTTCCACGCGGCGGCTCGCAGCGCGCCCGGGGTGGGCAGGCGATTCGGCGGGATAGCCCATGCCGATAACCAAGCCGACGCCGCGGTCTTCGCGGCCGCCAAGGCCAATGGCCTCTAAGACCTTCGCCTCGTTCCAGCCGGTGGTAGGAGAGGTGGCAAGGCCTTCGCCTTGGGCTGCAATCAGCGCAAAGCCTGCCAGCAGCATGGCATCTTTCATCGCAGTTTCGCGCAGGGCTGCCTGGTCGAGCTTGCCTAGGTAGCCGCGGACGAAGTCTGCGCGCTTTTGCCCGAGGATCTCCTCTAAATCTTCAGGAATATCCGCGCGGGCAACCGTGATCAGCACGACTGGGGCATCGCGCAATTGTGCCTGGCCGGATGCCTCAAAGATGGCGTCTTTGACGTCTTGGTCGCGCACAACCACCAGGTCTGCTCGCTGAGCGTTAAATGCCGATGGGGCTTCCAGAGTCAGCGCTACAACCTTATCGAGCACCTCATCAGTAATGGGTTGTTCGCTATAGGCTCTCGTGGCGCGGCGGCTACGG
This window of the Corynebacterium pseudopelargi genome carries:
- a CDS encoding nitroreductase family protein, whose translation is MHTVEEAIRSRRATRAYSEQPITDEVLDKVVALTLEAPSAFNAQRADLVVVRDQDVKDAIFEASGQAQLRDAPVVLITVARADIPEDLEEILGQKRADFVRGYLGKLDQAALRETAMKDAMLLAGFALIAAQGEGLATSPTTGWNEAKVLEAIGLGGREDRGVGLVIGMGYPAESPAHPGRAASRRVENRY